A genome region from Schistocerca nitens isolate TAMUIC-IGC-003100 chromosome 4, iqSchNite1.1, whole genome shotgun sequence includes the following:
- the LOC126252403 gene encoding uncharacterized protein LOC126252403: MWDKLRARFESSSAQRLNMLIETFFRVKRDETEDISAHVAKLQKLFVDLNDELAKYEGKTENTISEIILNGRILSTLGKDYDNFKDLWDTIPTEKQSLNVLIEKLCTIELREQDINGSAAFVVSKLRKRQTSNQQVKMTKLQLKLKFPCNICKQLGHWAAECPQNTRDSNKRKEKKRESEHAAFTSYAMGVCTSNHSDPNK, from the coding sequence atgtgggacaaattacgcgcccgatttgaaAGTAGCAGTGctcagcgtttgaatatgttgattgaaacatttttccgtgtgaaacgtgatgaaacggaagatattagtgcacatgtggccaaactgcaaaagttatttgtggacctgaacgatgaattagcaAAATATGAAGGAAAAACGGAAAATACGATATCTGAAATaatcttaaatggtcgaattttgtctacactgggaaaagactacgacaattttaaggatctctgggatacgataccgacagaaaagcaaagcttgaatgtattaattgaaaaactctgtactattgaactgcgtgaacaagacattaatggaagtgcagctttcgtcgtttccaaattaagaaaacgacaaacaagtaatcagcaagtCAAGATGACGAAGTTACAATTAAAACTGAAGTTTCCGTGtaatatatgcaaacaattaggtcactgggcagcagagtgtccacagaacactcgtgacagcaataaaagaaaagagaagaagcgagaaagtgaacacgctgcatttacttcatacgctatgggtgtgtgtaccagtaatcacagtgacccaaataaatga